From one Alicyclobacillus acidocaldarius subsp. acidocaldarius Tc-4-1 genomic stretch:
- a CDS encoding ABC transporter ATP-binding protein produces MARAQEVQDNAEALLRAPFIYRDDEALEKKLQLSLILRLASYMRPYPKLIALALLATGGNLVVTLLAPYLVGRAVDALVGHRHSHLLFEYAAALVALYLLNFAASFCRIDLTNRLGQRVIQRLRDELFVHVQGLSSDFFDARPAGSILVRILNDVNSLQDLFTNGVINSITNVFTLIGIIAIMFSLNWRLATVALVVVPFMFVLSLRLTVQIRRAWQQVRLRLSRLNAHLAEAIQGMRVTEAYVRADENQTFFEDMNRDYMRTFLRAQRFSIPFGPLVDLTGALGTALLFWYGVHLVHTGVVTVGLLVAFANYLGSFWTPISQLGQLYNQVLVAMASSERIFQYLDTRPTVTDRGVVRELPPVRGHVEFCHVTFAYQPSRLAIEDVSFVARPGETIALVGHTGAGKSTVVNLLARFYDPTSGEIRIDGHDLRSVSLGSLRRQMGMVLQETFLFSGSLIDNIRYGRPNATDEECIAAAKAVYADEFIRRLPDGYFTEVQERGTRLSQGQRQLISFARAILADPRILILDEATASIDTYTEHLIQRALKVLLEGRTSFVVAHRLSTIREADQILVFDGGRIVERGRHDDLMRRRGAYYKLVQAQYRSMMEG; encoded by the coding sequence ATGGCACGTGCGCAGGAAGTCCAGGATAACGCCGAGGCGCTCCTCCGCGCGCCGTTCATCTATCGAGACGATGAGGCGCTCGAGAAAAAGCTGCAGCTGTCGCTCATTCTGCGGCTCGCCTCCTACATGCGGCCCTATCCGAAGCTCATTGCGTTGGCGCTCCTCGCGACGGGCGGCAATCTCGTCGTGACGCTGCTCGCGCCGTATCTGGTGGGGCGAGCGGTCGACGCGCTCGTCGGCCATCGCCATTCGCACCTGCTGTTCGAGTACGCGGCGGCGCTCGTCGCGCTCTATCTCCTCAACTTCGCCGCGTCGTTCTGCCGGATTGACCTCACCAATCGCCTCGGGCAACGCGTCATTCAACGCCTGCGCGACGAGCTGTTCGTCCACGTGCAGGGGCTCTCATCCGACTTCTTTGACGCGCGCCCCGCGGGCTCCATCCTGGTCCGCATCTTGAACGACGTGAACTCGCTCCAGGATCTGTTCACCAACGGCGTCATCAATTCGATCACGAACGTGTTCACGTTAATAGGCATCATCGCCATCATGTTCTCGCTCAACTGGCGGCTCGCGACAGTCGCGCTGGTCGTTGTGCCGTTCATGTTCGTCCTGTCGCTGCGGCTGACTGTGCAAATTCGACGCGCCTGGCAACAGGTCCGCCTGCGCCTGAGCCGCCTGAACGCGCACTTGGCGGAAGCCATTCAGGGCATGCGGGTCACGGAGGCGTACGTCCGCGCAGATGAAAATCAGACCTTCTTCGAGGACATGAACCGCGATTACATGCGGACCTTTCTGAGAGCGCAGCGGTTCAGCATCCCGTTTGGCCCGCTGGTGGACCTCACCGGTGCCCTCGGAACGGCACTTCTGTTCTGGTACGGCGTTCATCTCGTGCACACGGGCGTGGTCACCGTCGGGCTTCTCGTCGCGTTCGCGAACTATCTGGGCAGCTTTTGGACGCCCATCAGTCAGCTCGGGCAACTGTACAACCAGGTGCTCGTCGCAATGGCGTCGTCGGAGCGCATTTTTCAATACCTCGACACCCGGCCGACAGTGACGGACCGCGGCGTCGTGCGTGAGTTACCGCCTGTCCGGGGGCACGTGGAATTCTGTCACGTCACCTTCGCCTACCAGCCCTCGCGCCTGGCCATTGAGGACGTCTCGTTCGTCGCACGCCCGGGGGAGACCATCGCGCTCGTCGGCCACACCGGCGCTGGAAAATCGACGGTCGTCAATCTGCTCGCCCGCTTCTACGATCCGACCTCGGGCGAGATCCGCATCGACGGGCACGACCTCCGCTCCGTTTCACTGGGCAGCCTTCGTCGGCAGATGGGCATGGTGCTGCAGGAGACGTTCCTCTTCTCGGGCTCGCTCATAGACAACATCCGCTACGGCCGGCCGAATGCGACGGACGAAGAGTGTATTGCAGCGGCGAAGGCCGTGTACGCGGATGAGTTCATCCGCCGCCTCCCGGACGGTTACTTCACCGAGGTGCAGGAGCGCGGGACGCGGTTGTCCCAGGGGCAGCGCCAGCTCATCTCGTTTGCGCGCGCCATCCTCGCGGATCCCAGGATTCTCATTCTCGACGAGGCCACGGCGAGCATTGACACATACACGGAGCACCTCATTCAGCGGGCGCTCAAGGTCCTCCTCGAAGGGCGTACTTCGTTCGTCGTCGCGCACCGGCTGTCCACCATTCGCGAGGCGGATCAAATTCTCGTGTTTGACGGCGGTCGCATCGTCGAACGCGGCCGGCACGACGATCTCATGCGCCGCCGCGGCGCCTACTACAAGCTCGTGCAGGCGCAGTATCGAAGCATGATGGAAGGATGA
- a CDS encoding ABC transporter ATP-binding protein has translation MYRRLSRFYRPYLSLLWVSLGFLVLTALLQLAYPYLLKAIVNRVILGRREDLLLPLAGAILLASLVKGVCNFTQAYLAQVFGARTAFDLRNELYRKLNHLPFRFYDEFHTGDLMSRLTADLDAFRMFFAFGINNLVNLFLTIVFSIGMMLTLDVRLALLLSIVVPVLAATAIRFDKKIGPVFMAIRETLGRLNSGVQESLMGVRTVKSFAREAHEIDKFRERNQAYYDANIRATRLWRAFFPAIELTGNLGVVLILLVGGWLVMSGHMNLGDLVAFLSLIWYMIWPMSQLGFFLNNWTQATAAGARLLEILEQEDDLDDSLEEVDRPMEGLVEFRGVSVKLGGEYVLRDITFTARPGQTLAIVGLTGSGKSTLVSLIPRFRDVDEGAVLVDGVDVRQWKREALRRQIGFVFQEAFLFSTTLFANIAYGRPDADMARVQEASEVADAAEFIHRLPDGYLTLVGERGLGLSGGQRQRVSIARALVPEPRILILDDATSAVDMETEEVIQKRLAARAGRATTLLIAQRLNAVKDADEILVLDGGRIVERGRHQELLDLGGLYRQIYDMQFRDLEALHQFTNACMAEGER, from the coding sequence GTGTACCGACGATTATCTCGCTTTTATCGGCCGTACCTGTCGCTCCTTTGGGTGAGCCTCGGCTTCCTCGTCTTGACGGCCCTGTTGCAGCTCGCGTATCCCTATCTCCTGAAGGCCATTGTGAATCGCGTGATCCTCGGGCGCCGCGAGGATCTGCTGCTCCCGCTCGCCGGGGCCATCCTCCTCGCGTCCCTCGTCAAGGGCGTCTGCAACTTCACGCAGGCGTACCTGGCGCAGGTGTTCGGCGCGCGCACAGCCTTCGATCTGCGCAACGAGCTGTACCGCAAGCTCAACCACCTGCCATTTCGGTTTTACGACGAGTTCCACACGGGCGACCTCATGTCTCGCCTCACGGCCGATCTCGACGCCTTCCGCATGTTTTTCGCGTTTGGCATCAACAACCTTGTGAACTTATTCCTGACCATCGTGTTCAGCATCGGCATGATGCTCACGCTCGACGTCCGGCTGGCTCTTCTTCTCTCCATCGTCGTTCCCGTGCTCGCCGCGACGGCCATCCGCTTCGACAAGAAGATTGGCCCCGTCTTCATGGCCATCCGCGAAACGCTGGGCAGGCTGAATTCGGGCGTCCAAGAGAGCCTCATGGGCGTTCGCACCGTGAAGTCCTTCGCGCGCGAGGCGCACGAGATCGACAAATTCCGGGAGCGCAATCAGGCGTATTACGACGCGAACATCCGCGCGACGCGGCTGTGGCGCGCCTTCTTTCCCGCCATCGAGCTGACCGGGAATCTCGGCGTCGTGCTCATCCTTCTCGTCGGCGGGTGGCTCGTGATGTCGGGCCACATGAATCTCGGCGATCTCGTCGCCTTTCTCTCGCTTATCTGGTACATGATCTGGCCCATGTCGCAGCTCGGGTTCTTCCTGAACAACTGGACCCAAGCCACCGCCGCCGGCGCCCGCCTCCTCGAGATCCTCGAGCAGGAGGACGATCTCGACGACTCTCTTGAGGAAGTGGACCGTCCGATGGAGGGACTCGTCGAGTTTCGCGGCGTGAGCGTCAAGCTGGGCGGTGAATACGTGCTGCGCGATATCACGTTCACCGCGCGGCCCGGCCAGACCCTCGCGATTGTCGGCCTCACGGGAAGCGGCAAGTCCACACTCGTCTCGCTGATTCCCCGCTTCCGGGACGTGGACGAAGGCGCGGTCCTCGTGGACGGCGTCGACGTGCGTCAATGGAAGCGGGAGGCCCTGCGGCGGCAAATAGGCTTCGTCTTTCAGGAGGCGTTCCTCTTCTCCACGACGCTTTTTGCCAACATCGCCTACGGGCGCCCGGACGCGGACATGGCCCGGGTGCAAGAGGCAAGCGAAGTGGCGGACGCGGCCGAGTTCATCCATCGGCTGCCTGACGGGTATCTCACGCTCGTGGGCGAGCGGGGTCTCGGCCTTTCCGGAGGCCAGCGGCAGCGGGTTTCCATCGCCCGCGCGCTCGTGCCCGAGCCTCGCATTCTCATCCTGGACGACGCGACGAGCGCCGTCGACATGGAGACGGAGGAAGTGATACAGAAGCGTCTCGCCGCACGAGCAGGGCGCGCCACGACGCTTCTCATCGCCCAGCGACTGAACGCTGTGAAAGACGCGGACGAGATCCTCGTGCTCGACGGCGGTCGGATCGTCGAGCGGGGCCGACACCAGGAACTGCTCGATCTCGGCGGCCTGTACCGCCAGATCTACGACATGCAGTTTAGGGATCTCGAGGCTTTGCACCAGTTCACGAATGCTTGCATGGCGGAAGGAGAGCGTTGA
- a CDS encoding AraC family transcriptional regulator — MSRGSRASREPEAWLLGAGFAEHDTPFVQTVHQGLDCYLFRLQLDGHAVVTTSGASMVVSAGDLLLFPAGEPYELRIEPDEGERPGEHLSTDLYLFCNGPWVDEWWNHRPRKRHLRLALHENCVYLWRQLIEEYRRPGKPDQELCDYLLRSLCLTFDKYGYDPKRATPVPIAAERIRAYIERHAAEDLSLSDVANAVGLSVSRVVHIFKEAYGQTVVQYLQNVRLQMACDRMRFSNLNLEEIADRCGFHSYSYFYRVFRQKYGISPREFRQRAT, encoded by the coding sequence GTGTCTCGAGGGAGTCGCGCGAGCCGAGAGCCTGAAGCCTGGCTTCTCGGCGCAGGATTTGCGGAGCACGATACCCCCTTCGTGCAGACGGTGCACCAAGGGCTCGACTGCTACCTGTTTCGCCTTCAGCTCGACGGCCATGCGGTCGTCACGACGTCCGGTGCATCGATGGTGGTCAGCGCAGGGGACCTGCTCCTCTTTCCGGCAGGGGAACCGTACGAGCTGCGAATCGAGCCGGACGAGGGGGAACGCCCGGGCGAGCACCTGTCGACCGATCTGTACTTGTTCTGCAACGGCCCGTGGGTCGATGAATGGTGGAACCATCGGCCGAGGAAGCGGCACTTGCGCCTCGCGCTACACGAAAACTGCGTGTATCTCTGGCGCCAGCTCATCGAAGAATACCGCCGGCCGGGCAAGCCGGACCAAGAGCTCTGCGACTACTTGCTCCGGTCGCTGTGCCTCACGTTTGACAAATACGGCTACGATCCGAAGCGCGCCACGCCCGTCCCTATCGCAGCGGAGCGCATTCGAGCCTATATCGAGCGGCATGCGGCGGAAGACCTGTCGCTCTCGGACGTCGCCAACGCCGTCGGGCTCTCGGTCTCGCGCGTCGTGCACATCTTTAAAGAGGCTTACGGTCAGACCGTCGTCCAGTACCTGCAAAATGTGCGACTGCAGATGGCGTGCGATCGCATGCGCTTCAGCAACCTGAACCTCGAGGAGATTGCCGACCGATGCGGGTTTCATTCGTACTCCTATTTCTATCGCGTCTTTCGCCAGAAATACGGCATCTCGCCTCGTGAGTTCCGCCAGCGAGCGACGTGA
- a CDS encoding DUF1641 domain-containing protein — MSETQQMQETLDVSDILLDPSVQRSLNHVLERLPQIAKLVEALTADERTLESLTAIVEHLPQLAKLVYLVSRVSQAVEDVITDGDSLEGFGKLAKQMVEPAVGPAKKLLDAYKVAKERAEHDTTTYSVFSLLKLLKEPVVQKNLRIVSAMLEELGKDESHGHH; from the coding sequence GTGAGTGAGACGCAACAGATGCAAGAGACGCTGGATGTGTCGGACATTCTGCTGGATCCGTCCGTTCAACGGTCGTTGAACCACGTGCTCGAACGGTTGCCGCAGATCGCCAAGCTGGTGGAGGCGCTGACGGCCGATGAGCGCACGCTCGAAAGCCTCACCGCCATCGTCGAACACCTCCCCCAACTCGCGAAGTTGGTCTACCTCGTCAGCCGCGTGTCTCAGGCCGTGGAAGACGTCATCACGGACGGAGACTCGCTCGAAGGATTCGGCAAGCTCGCCAAACAAATGGTCGAACCGGCCGTGGGCCCCGCGAAGAAGCTGCTCGATGCGTACAAGGTGGCCAAGGAGCGCGCCGAACACGACACTACCACGTACAGCGTGTTCAGCCTGCTGAAACTCCTCAAGGAGCCCGTGGTGCAGAAGAACCTCCGCATCGTCTCCGCCATGCTCGAGGAACTCGGCAAAGACGAGTCCCACGGCCACCATTGA
- the msrB gene encoding peptide-methionine (R)-S-oxide reductase MsrB produces MSESQRKWTKEELRKRLTPLQYAVTQENATEPPFQNEYWNHHEEGLYVDIVSGQPLFSSRDKFDSGCGWPSFTKPISQDAVVERLDLSHGMIRTEVRSRDADAHLGHVFPDGPIDKGGLRYCINSAALRFIPKQDLEKEGYGEYLTLFEDGED; encoded by the coding sequence ATGAGCGAATCCCAGCGCAAGTGGACCAAAGAGGAGCTGCGAAAGCGCCTGACGCCGCTTCAGTACGCCGTGACCCAAGAAAACGCGACGGAGCCGCCGTTTCAGAACGAGTACTGGAACCACCACGAGGAGGGCCTGTACGTCGACATCGTGTCCGGGCAACCGCTCTTCTCGTCGAGAGACAAGTTCGACTCCGGCTGCGGCTGGCCCAGCTTCACGAAGCCCATTTCACAGGACGCCGTGGTGGAACGGCTGGACCTCAGCCACGGCATGATCCGCACCGAGGTCCGCAGCCGCGACGCAGACGCGCACCTGGGGCACGTGTTTCCCGACGGCCCCATCGACAAGGGCGGTCTCCGCTACTGCATCAACTCGGCGGCGCTCCGCTTTATCCCGAAGCAGGACCTCGAAAAGGAAGGGTACGGCGAATACCTCACGCTGTTTGAGGACGGCGAGGACTGA
- a CDS encoding YdcF family protein — MLWAVKLAESLALPPGLFSTLTLVLAVLLARHCRRFAIALAAVSLAFAAACTTAVGNWLLIPLERAYAPPARPTGDAIVVLGAGFSAATPDFADPALDTGTLYGDSGERVLAAAALYRELHLPIVLSGGPLIRANGKSYAFALIAARDLAALGVPPRDLYVDATSRTTEENAEHTAVILRRLHRLHPVLVASAAQMARAVMDFRRVGVAVEPYPVGYVASSVPTPLAYAWLPSQAGFDETCTALHEDLGILAARLHLHG; from the coding sequence ATGCTGTGGGCCGTCAAGCTGGCGGAGAGCCTCGCCCTGCCGCCGGGCCTCTTCTCCACCCTCACGTTGGTCTTGGCCGTTCTCCTCGCACGCCATTGCCGCAGATTTGCCATCGCGTTGGCCGCCGTGTCGCTGGCCTTCGCTGCCGCGTGCACGACGGCCGTCGGCAATTGGCTTCTCATCCCTCTCGAACGCGCTTACGCGCCGCCTGCGCGTCCCACAGGTGACGCCATCGTGGTGCTCGGCGCGGGCTTTTCGGCGGCCACGCCGGATTTCGCCGATCCCGCCCTCGACACCGGCACCCTGTACGGCGACTCAGGCGAGCGCGTCCTCGCCGCGGCGGCCCTGTACCGCGAGCTGCACCTGCCCATCGTCCTTTCCGGCGGGCCCCTCATCCGTGCGAACGGAAAATCCTACGCGTTTGCGCTCATCGCCGCGCGCGATCTCGCCGCACTCGGCGTGCCACCGCGCGACCTGTACGTGGACGCCACGAGCCGGACGACCGAGGAGAACGCCGAACACACGGCCGTCATCCTGCGCAGGCTCCACCGCTTGCACCCCGTTCTCGTCGCATCGGCGGCGCAGATGGCGCGCGCCGTCATGGACTTTCGGCGCGTCGGCGTGGCGGTCGAGCCGTACCCGGTCGGCTATGTCGCGAGCTCCGTCCCCACGCCCCTCGCGTACGCGTGGCTGCCCTCGCAGGCGGGCTTCGACGAGACCTGCACCGCGCTGCACGAAGACCTCGGCATCCTCGCCGCGCGCCTGCACCTCCACGGCTAG
- a CDS encoding 3'(2'),5'-bisphosphate nucleotidase CysQ, whose amino-acid sequence MDKAWLDGLAEVVQEAGRLVEDIARQGFDTQFKHPEERRDPVTTADLACDAFLKERLLALLPEAGWLSEETKDRPDRLRKSWVWIVDPIDGTREFVRRIPEYAVSVALARDGEPVAGAVVNPATGDLFLGAVGLGAWRNGTPMACSRIRGERLTILGSRSEMNRGEFEPFAGVLDVRAVGSIAYKLALVAAGEADGTFSLGPKHEWDIAAGVALVLAAGGRVHDGAGRPFRFNQPHTLTRGIVAATREAYGDLALLLERHAPRRA is encoded by the coding sequence ATGGACAAGGCATGGCTCGACGGCCTGGCGGAGGTCGTGCAGGAGGCAGGCCGCCTGGTGGAGGACATCGCCAGGCAGGGCTTTGACACGCAATTCAAGCATCCGGAAGAGAGGCGGGACCCGGTCACCACGGCCGATCTCGCCTGTGACGCGTTTCTAAAAGAGAGACTCCTCGCGCTGCTTCCGGAGGCCGGTTGGCTGTCGGAGGAGACGAAGGATCGGCCGGATCGCCTGAGGAAAAGCTGGGTGTGGATTGTCGATCCCATTGACGGCACGAGGGAGTTCGTCCGCCGCATTCCCGAGTACGCCGTCTCGGTGGCGCTGGCGCGGGACGGCGAGCCGGTGGCGGGTGCGGTGGTGAATCCCGCGACGGGGGATCTGTTTCTCGGCGCGGTGGGCCTCGGCGCATGGCGGAATGGAACGCCCATGGCCTGTTCCCGCATCCGCGGCGAGCGGCTCACGATTCTCGGCAGCCGGTCGGAGATGAACCGCGGCGAGTTCGAGCCGTTTGCCGGCGTCCTCGACGTCCGGGCGGTGGGCTCCATCGCGTACAAGCTCGCGCTCGTCGCAGCGGGCGAGGCGGATGGGACATTCAGCCTCGGCCCCAAACACGAGTGGGATATCGCGGCAGGCGTCGCGCTCGTCCTGGCGGCGGGCGGCCGGGTGCACGACGGCGCCGGGCGACCGTTTCGCTTCAACCAGCCGCACACGCTCACCCGCGGCATCGTGGCGGCCACGCGCGAGGCGTACGGCGATCTCGCCCTGCTGCTTGAGCGGCACGCCCCACGGCGCGCCTAG
- a CDS encoding mannonate dehydratase translates to MQLSFRWYGPDDPVTLEKIRQIPGCVGIVSALYHVPPGEVWPEDEIRELVRRVESHGFRLTVIESVPVHEDIKLGRPARDRYIEAYQQTLRRLAKAGIDTVCYNFMPLFDWMRTSLAYPLPDGSNSLAYFHDEVDEAALLSGRVKLPVWNIDEDGEKLRRLRDEYRERGDEGLWDSLAYFLRAVAPVAEEVGIRLAIHPDDPPWPVIGIPRIIGRHASFLRMFEICDSPANGVCFCSGSLGATAENDLPAILRDLGERNRLHFVHLRNVKRVGEKSFYESGHLSRDGSVDMAELVAILARLDYQGPARPDHGRMIWGETGIPGYGLYDRALGLTYLNGLWEASRAFVENRV, encoded by the coding sequence ATGCAGCTTTCCTTCCGCTGGTACGGACCTGACGATCCCGTCACGCTCGAAAAGATCCGGCAGATCCCAGGGTGCGTCGGCATCGTCTCCGCGCTCTACCACGTGCCGCCGGGCGAAGTGTGGCCCGAAGACGAGATCCGCGAGCTTGTGCGTCGGGTGGAGTCACACGGCTTTCGCCTGACCGTCATCGAGAGCGTGCCGGTGCACGAGGACATCAAGCTTGGGCGCCCGGCGCGCGACAGGTACATCGAGGCGTATCAACAGACGCTCAGGCGGCTCGCGAAGGCCGGGATTGACACGGTCTGCTACAACTTCATGCCGCTCTTCGACTGGATGCGCACCTCGCTCGCCTATCCGCTGCCGGACGGATCGAACTCGCTTGCGTACTTCCACGACGAGGTGGACGAAGCGGCGCTCCTGTCGGGTCGGGTGAAGCTGCCGGTCTGGAACATCGACGAGGACGGCGAGAAACTGCGCCGCCTGCGGGACGAGTACCGGGAGCGGGGCGACGAGGGACTCTGGGACAGCCTTGCCTATTTCCTGCGCGCCGTCGCGCCCGTCGCGGAAGAGGTAGGCATTCGCCTGGCTATCCATCCGGACGATCCGCCCTGGCCCGTCATCGGCATCCCTCGCATCATCGGCCGGCACGCGTCGTTTCTGCGCATGTTCGAGATCTGCGATTCGCCCGCAAACGGCGTGTGCTTCTGCTCTGGATCGCTCGGTGCAACGGCGGAGAACGACCTGCCGGCTATCCTGCGCGATCTCGGCGAGCGCAATCGGCTTCACTTCGTTCACCTGCGAAACGTGAAGCGCGTCGGCGAGAAATCGTTTTACGAGTCCGGCCACCTGTCGCGGGACGGATCGGTCGACATGGCGGAGCTCGTGGCCATTCTCGCGCGGCTCGACTACCAGGGCCCGGCCAGGCCGGATCACGGCCGGATGATCTGGGGCGAGACGGGCATCCCCGGCTACGGCCTGTACGATCGCGCGCTCGGCCTCACGTATCTGAACGGGCTCTGGGAGGCGTCCCGTGCGTTCGTCGAGAACAGAGTCTGA
- a CDS encoding bifunctional 4-hydroxy-2-oxoglutarate aldolase/2-dehydro-3-deoxy-phosphogluconate aldolase: MNLVSMLEQEKIVAVLRRLPSDTFLDVVRALVDGGVRAIEVTMDAPDGAELIRRTREALGDRVLLGAGTVFTRDQMQAAKEAGASFFVSPHLDPDLMKAAKEWGVPMVPGVLTPTEVAAALRHGAQAVKIFPGSLVGPGYLRDLRGPFKDLKAMVTGGVSEDNARAFLDAGAVAVGVGSSLFPKSDIEARDYASIAKRAERLTRLVRG, translated from the coding sequence ATGAACCTGGTATCGATGCTGGAACAGGAGAAGATTGTGGCGGTCCTGCGGCGATTGCCGTCGGACACGTTTCTCGACGTGGTGCGTGCGCTCGTCGACGGCGGGGTGCGGGCCATCGAGGTAACCATGGACGCGCCGGACGGCGCGGAACTCATCCGGCGGACGCGCGAGGCGTTGGGCGATCGCGTCCTACTTGGCGCAGGCACCGTGTTCACGCGCGACCAGATGCAGGCGGCGAAGGAGGCGGGCGCGTCGTTCTTCGTGTCTCCGCACCTCGATCCCGACCTGATGAAAGCCGCTAAGGAATGGGGCGTCCCGATGGTGCCGGGCGTGCTCACGCCGACGGAGGTCGCCGCGGCGCTTCGGCACGGCGCGCAGGCGGTGAAGATCTTCCCTGGCAGCCTCGTGGGCCCGGGCTATCTGCGCGATCTCCGCGGTCCGTTCAAGGATCTTAAGGCCATGGTAACGGGCGGCGTGAGCGAGGACAATGCGCGCGCGTTTCTCGACGCGGGCGCGGTGGCGGTCGGCGTCGGCAGCTCGCTCTTTCCCAAGTCCGACATCGAGGCGCGGGACTACGCGTCCATCGCGAAGCGGGCGGAGCGGCTGACGCGGCTCGTCCGCGGATGA
- a CDS encoding sugar kinase: MADREPSELRVLTFGEPLVVCVPDGAGRLHQVRRFHTSCAGAELNTAVGLARLEVPVAYLAKVGDDPFGEQIRRALREEGVDDRLVTASHRCPTGIYFKQWAGLDGRTEVFYYRSQSAMAEEGFATYPAEERLASGEIAWVHGTGITWMIGEAARAASDALVEAARRCGATVSFDINVRLKLAPEDAWRALLVQVAPKVTWLFLGDTEAEMLLGTARAQEVWASIRDMGFAGEGVIVKRGAEGAEWLSDGGVLHVPAWPVSNVVDTVGAGDGFNAGFIAGRMKGWTTEEALRLAALVGACAVTAGGDYDGYPTWREAMSYLEGQGGVER, encoded by the coding sequence ATGGCGGATCGAGAACCGAGCGAATTGCGCGTCTTGACATTTGGAGAACCGCTGGTGGTCTGCGTACCGGATGGCGCCGGGAGGCTGCATCAGGTGCGCCGCTTTCACACGAGTTGTGCCGGCGCGGAACTGAACACCGCGGTCGGCCTCGCGCGATTGGAGGTCCCCGTTGCGTATCTGGCGAAGGTGGGCGATGATCCGTTTGGCGAACAGATCCGCCGTGCGCTGCGCGAGGAAGGCGTCGATGACCGACTCGTCACGGCCTCCCATCGGTGCCCAACGGGGATCTACTTCAAGCAGTGGGCAGGGCTCGACGGGCGGACCGAGGTGTTCTACTATCGCAGCCAGTCCGCTATGGCCGAGGAAGGGTTCGCGACGTATCCAGCCGAGGAACGGCTTGCGTCGGGCGAAATTGCGTGGGTGCACGGGACGGGCATCACCTGGATGATTGGCGAAGCGGCCCGCGCGGCGAGCGATGCGCTCGTGGAGGCAGCGCGGCGATGTGGCGCCACGGTCTCGTTTGATATCAACGTGCGCCTCAAGCTGGCGCCCGAAGACGCGTGGCGGGCGCTCTTGGTGCAAGTCGCGCCGAAGGTCACGTGGCTGTTTTTAGGTGACACGGAGGCGGAGATGTTGCTTGGCACGGCACGCGCTCAGGAGGTCTGGGCGTCCATCCGGGACATGGGCTTTGCTGGTGAAGGCGTGATCGTCAAGCGGGGCGCGGAAGGGGCGGAGTGGCTGTCGGATGGCGGCGTACTCCACGTGCCGGCGTGGCCCGTCTCGAACGTGGTGGACACGGTCGGCGCGGGGGATGGCTTCAACGCGGGATTCATTGCGGGGCGGATGAAGGGCTGGACCACCGAGGAGGCGCTGCGGCTGGCGGCGCTCGTCGGCGCGTGCGCCGTGACCGCCGGAGGGGATTATGACGGCTATCCGACGTGGCGCGAGGCCATGTCGTATCTCGAGGGCCAGGGAGGCGTGGAGCGATGA